A genomic window from Akkermansiaceae bacterium includes:
- a CDS encoding ATP-binding protein produces the protein MMYWPERLLFGAALALVLLASEGMLSAATAAEDSYSELSIEEIEEAIKTTQAELDQLPLRLIRESGGTLGLRINGKDNKPEKSWVEVDLGERRKFDCIMLVPVVFIDENQASSTFAFPRNFQIRSYSSAEDEIGQLLFDSATAPLTPFPSKSPVIIDCPGAAAQRVRFIPMELHQVFDEAGYIYCLSELLVFDGNHNLALRKPVSTRHWTRHNPTWHKQYLTDGYLPYTVPSTRGESSINGSRMFVPARTNSPATITIDLGSEQQIDEVRLYPLHPDRNFAVFHKAAMGFPRRFDIEVSKDAGFSSPSTIFQAGSAGFLSPGHRLVCFSANGTRGRYVRISASSLPQHPQRKGSIFAFAEIEVLAKGEVVSRGMDVDFSHDIDIKHFPPSMLVDGMSSNGTILPLRSWLTGLAKRNELEVQLAALNTVLQDRYLRQTRIAQGLRWGIGIVLFITLAVYLWQRIVRQQQILRLREDLAADLHDEIGGNFSGIALLSDELANEEDMPEDHIPQLTNIANVARSSAVNARSLVRFLESRYVTGKLLEEMQTTAKILLTQHRYQFDVEGYRHVSKLEPKDKWHLLLFFKEALNNIVKHADATDVDINLHFNAQKMTLSIVDNGKGLDDSKTRPPAHLTTRAQKLNARLQFSTPSDGGTAILLEKQL, from the coding sequence ATGATGTATTGGCCAGAGAGATTACTTTTTGGGGCGGCACTGGCACTGGTGCTTCTAGCCTCCGAGGGCATGCTTTCCGCTGCCACAGCTGCCGAGGATTCCTATTCCGAACTTTCCATCGAGGAAATTGAAGAGGCGATCAAAACCACGCAGGCCGAGCTTGATCAGCTTCCGTTGCGGCTCATCCGAGAATCCGGTGGCACCCTGGGACTACGGATCAATGGAAAGGACAACAAACCGGAGAAATCCTGGGTGGAGGTCGACCTCGGGGAGCGTAGGAAGTTTGACTGTATCATGCTGGTGCCCGTTGTTTTCATCGATGAGAACCAAGCATCCTCCACCTTTGCATTCCCCAGGAACTTCCAAATACGAAGCTATAGCAGCGCAGAGGATGAGATCGGCCAGTTATTGTTCGACTCCGCCACAGCGCCCCTGACACCTTTTCCCAGCAAGTCTCCAGTCATTATCGACTGTCCGGGGGCTGCAGCCCAGCGGGTCCGGTTTATCCCCATGGAGCTGCATCAGGTGTTTGACGAGGCCGGATACATCTATTGCTTGAGCGAGCTACTGGTCTTCGACGGCAATCACAATCTGGCGCTCCGCAAACCCGTGTCCACCCGTCACTGGACGCGACACAACCCCACCTGGCACAAGCAATACCTGACCGATGGCTACCTGCCCTATACCGTTCCCAGCACCAGGGGAGAGAGTAGTATCAACGGCAGCCGTATGTTTGTTCCGGCAAGGACGAACAGCCCGGCAACCATCACAATCGATCTCGGCAGTGAACAGCAGATAGATGAAGTCCGTCTCTACCCGTTACATCCGGACCGGAACTTCGCCGTATTCCATAAAGCGGCCATGGGCTTCCCCAGGAGGTTCGATATCGAGGTCTCCAAAGATGCCGGATTCAGCTCGCCCTCGACCATTTTCCAAGCCGGATCTGCCGGGTTTTTATCTCCGGGCCACCGGCTTGTTTGCTTTTCCGCAAACGGTACCCGCGGCCGCTATGTCCGGATCAGTGCCAGCAGTTTACCGCAACACCCACAGCGGAAAGGTTCCATTTTTGCATTTGCAGAAATCGAAGTCCTGGCAAAAGGCGAGGTCGTATCCCGTGGTATGGATGTGGATTTCTCACACGACATTGATATCAAACATTTCCCCCCTTCGATGCTGGTCGACGGCATGTCTTCTAACGGCACCATCCTTCCACTGCGCTCCTGGTTAACCGGACTGGCAAAGCGTAACGAACTGGAAGTCCAGCTCGCAGCGCTAAATACGGTGCTGCAGGACCGGTATCTCCGCCAAACACGCATCGCACAAGGCTTGAGGTGGGGCATCGGCATCGTATTATTTATCACGCTGGCAGTCTATTTATGGCAACGCATCGTCCGCCAACAACAAATCCTTCGCCTACGCGAGGACCTCGCCGCCGACCTGCACGATGAAATTGGCGGCAACTTCAGCGGCATTGCGCTGCTTTCCGACGAGCTCGCAAATGAGGAAGACATGCCGGAGGATCACATTCCGCAGCTCACTAACATTGCAAACGTCGCGCGGAGTAGCGCGGTCAACGCACGCTCCCTGGTACGCTTTCTCGAATCCCGCTACGTCACCGGAAAGCTGCTCGAAGAAATGCAGACAACAGCCAAAATCCTTCTGACCCAACACCGGTATCAATTTGACGTCGAGGGCTACAGACATGTCAGTAAACTCGAACCGAAAGACAAGTGGCATCTACTCCTGTTTTTCAAGGAGGCTCTGAACAACATCGTGAAACACGCCGATGCCACGGACGTGGATATCAACTTGCATTTCAACGCTCAGAAAATGACACTCTCCATCGTCGATAATGGCAAGGGGCTCGACGACAGCAAGACCCGCCCTCCTGCCCACCTCACTACGCGGGCGCAGAAACTCAACGCAAGACTTCAATTTTCCACACCGTCCGATGGCGGCACAGCAATCCTATTGGAGAAACAACTATGA
- the purC gene encoding phosphoribosylaminoimidazolesuccinocarboxamide synthase, translating into MSLAHLAIAKTDDLPIRHEGNVHSGKVRSVYWLTAEDSARIIGERGYDVAPGTTLAVMVISDRISAYEIIWQGEDGLQGVPGKGASLNATALHWFQEFEKAGLAGNHILESPHPLVWIVQKAAPVMVEGIARQYITGSMWRGYARGERSICGIPLPEGLENGQKLDQLLITPSTKGILAGIPGVPEKDDVDVSREQILANHQAFAFRQPGDVARYETLLAEGFKMISDQAANAGQLLVDTKFEFGYVPNSSGDGYSMIYIDEVGTLDSSRYWDKEAYAEGKIVENSKEMFRKFLCDSVPEADVLLNKERMAEREELGKSFKVPVEALMATSELYKNTAEQLTGQPVPEIANARQEILDALAAYGIVE; encoded by the coding sequence ATGAGCTTGGCACACCTCGCAATTGCAAAGACAGACGATTTGCCGATCAGGCACGAAGGAAACGTACACAGCGGCAAAGTGCGGTCGGTTTATTGGCTGACGGCTGAAGACAGTGCCAGGATCATCGGCGAGCGTGGATATGATGTGGCTCCCGGCACCACGCTGGCTGTCATGGTGATCAGCGACCGGATCTCGGCGTATGAAATCATCTGGCAGGGGGAGGACGGCTTGCAGGGGGTTCCCGGCAAGGGGGCGTCCCTCAATGCCACGGCACTGCATTGGTTCCAGGAATTTGAAAAAGCAGGCCTGGCGGGCAATCATATCCTGGAGTCACCCCATCCCCTGGTGTGGATTGTGCAAAAAGCCGCCCCCGTGATGGTGGAGGGGATTGCCCGGCAGTACATCACCGGCAGCATGTGGCGCGGTTATGCCCGGGGCGAACGCAGCATTTGCGGTATCCCGCTTCCGGAAGGACTGGAAAACGGGCAGAAGCTCGACCAGCTTCTGATCACACCCTCCACCAAAGGCATCCTTGCAGGCATTCCCGGCGTTCCGGAAAAGGACGATGTGGATGTTTCCCGGGAGCAGATCCTTGCAAACCACCAGGCCTTTGCCTTCCGTCAGCCTGGGGATGTCGCGCGCTATGAGACGTTGCTCGCAGAGGGCTTCAAGATGATTTCCGACCAGGCGGCCAACGCTGGCCAGTTGCTGGTGGATACCAAGTTTGAATTCGGCTATGTGCCCAACTCATCGGGCGATGGTTATTCGATGATTTACATCGACGAGGTCGGCACGCTGGATTCATCCCGTTACTGGGATAAGGAAGCCTATGCCGAAGGCAAGATCGTGGAAAACTCCAAGGAGATGTTCCGCAAGTTCCTCTGTGACTCCGTGCCGGAAGCGGATGTCCTGCTCAACAAGGAGCGGATGGCTGAGCGCGAGGAGTTAGGGAAGTCGTTCAAAGTCCCCGTCGAAGCCCTGATGGCAACCAGCGAGCTCTACAAAAACACCGCGGAACAACTGACCGGACAGCCGGTTCCGGAAATTGCCAACGCCCGCCAAGAAATCCTGGACGCCCTTGCTGCCTACGGGATTGTTGAGTAA
- a CDS encoding KH domain-containing protein, with amino-acid sequence MQETTDQIRDFLQFIALQFIEHPDQAQLRVAEVGEGRVSFRLIVAQSDVAMLIGRNGFTASAIRNVMKAAAARHGVHASLQIHSHEEERQRMAAIEAGEIIDDGAPEESDHGPENPGNAEE; translated from the coding sequence ATGCAAGAAACCACGGATCAGATTAGGGATTTCCTACAATTTATTGCCCTGCAGTTTATCGAACATCCAGATCAGGCCCAGCTCCGTGTTGCCGAGGTCGGCGAGGGGCGTGTCAGTTTCCGGCTCATTGTTGCGCAGTCTGACGTTGCCATGCTGATAGGCCGCAATGGTTTTACCGCCAGCGCCATCCGCAATGTGATGAAGGCCGCCGCCGCGCGCCACGGCGTCCATGCCAGCCTCCAGATTCACTCACACGAGGAGGAACGCCAGCGTATGGCAGCCATCGAGGCCGGTGAAATCATCGATGACGGTGCGCCTGAAGAATCAGACCATGGCCCGGAAAACCCGGGGAATGCTGAGGAATGA
- a CDS encoding YihA family ribosome biogenesis GTP-binding protein has protein sequence MQIQSATFETSSPDLATCPESSLPEFAFIGRSNVGKSSLINALTNRKDLAVVSSTPGRTRLINFFLINRKWSLVDLPGYGYAKAAGHHRGKFNEFVSDYLVNRGNLRCVFVLIDSRLTPQKLDLEFTAWLIEYEVPFVLVFTKTDKMKPGAVTRNIDLFKEAMSEFCEGLPRVYMTSAKTGDGRKEILHFIGEAVAMR, from the coding sequence ATGCAAATCCAGTCGGCCACATTTGAAACCAGCTCCCCTGACCTGGCCACGTGCCCGGAGTCCAGCCTGCCTGAGTTTGCCTTCATCGGCAGGTCGAACGTCGGTAAATCATCGCTGATCAATGCGCTGACCAACAGGAAGGACCTCGCCGTGGTTTCCAGCACCCCGGGGCGCACACGGTTGATTAACTTTTTCCTGATCAACAGGAAATGGTCGCTGGTTGACCTGCCCGGATACGGCTACGCCAAGGCAGCGGGGCATCACCGTGGAAAATTCAACGAGTTTGTCTCCGACTACCTGGTCAACCGTGGAAACCTGCGTTGTGTCTTTGTATTGATCGATTCCCGGCTGACACCGCAGAAACTGGATCTCGAGTTCACCGCCTGGCTGATCGAATACGAGGTCCCCTTTGTGCTGGTCTTCACGAAAACCGACAAGATGAAACCTGGAGCCGTGACGCGCAACATTGATTTGTTCAAGGAGGCGATGTCCGAATTTTGTGAAGGCCTGCCAAGGGTCTACATGACATCAGCCAAGACGGGTGACGGACGTAAGGAGATCCTCCATTTTATCGGCGAGGCCGTTGCCATGCGATAG
- a CDS encoding sulfatase-like hydrolase/transferase: protein MPGEITIISFLSGLLFGPATVQAGAVSYGFNDATKINGSGAAIVYTAPDTNTLGAGLTFSDFELTDNASADHYGRIVSSINGTALGSSKAAVTSRGTAPGGNAMHFTVNVPAGRTLDLNSISFDYGFYSSLSTAADNAWVLSITVGGVTTEVGTGGFTHDGGTDYQEPASAAGNVDLSNFTGLTNTTVTFHWQCNSTATHTFTSRAHTIDNIQVTGALEVIAGFPSIVSFSVDDRAVPPNTPVVLSWDTTDADTVTLSTVGSVAASGSANAQPAVTTTYTLIASNEVGTVQTDLKVTMLPDKPNILLMLVDDWGVTDLSVPFAYSVYDDTGTPLITNLNILHKTPNLETLASQGMKFTQAYATPKCSSSRASILTGLHPARHGITYHLAFDGDIGTGPNNWRHKGFDASDVTLAHMLAPEGYRAIHCGKWHLGGIGDYAQFPTAVGFDINIAGSNSGQPARYVANASDGYEGTNRAMPNMDHYKGTGMYLTRALTIELNKAMGNAVGAGEPFFAYMSYYGVHDPETTNPDATGDYSDAFNADHKKFCTMVEAIDVSLGDVIRHLEELGIAEETLIIHLGDNGSENPVHRTTQGQLPAAPFNDFPMRGMKNDGTYQGGCRVPLMISWAKPTTNHPMQQSHPITSGGVEHDIVGIEDIAPTFCRSLT, encoded by the coding sequence ATGCCTGGTGAGATCACGATTATTTCTTTTCTAAGCGGTTTATTGTTTGGCCCGGCTACCGTTCAAGCTGGTGCGGTCAGCTATGGTTTTAATGATGCCACCAAGATCAACGGATCGGGGGCGGCTATCGTTTACACGGCACCGGATACGAATACGCTTGGCGCAGGTTTGACCTTCAGTGATTTTGAGTTGACGGATAATGCGAGTGCCGATCACTACGGTCGGATTGTCAGCAGTATCAATGGCACTGCGCTGGGCAGCTCCAAGGCCGCTGTCACCAGCCGTGGCACTGCACCGGGCGGGAACGCGATGCATTTCACTGTGAATGTCCCGGCAGGGAGAACACTTGACCTAAACTCGATTTCCTTTGATTACGGTTTTTATAGTTCGCTGAGCACTGCCGCGGACAATGCATGGGTGCTGAGTATCACCGTTGGTGGTGTCACCACTGAAGTCGGAACGGGTGGTTTCACCCATGATGGCGGAACCGATTACCAGGAACCCGCCTCGGCCGCTGGCAATGTTGATCTGTCGAATTTCACCGGACTGACCAACACGACAGTTACCTTCCATTGGCAATGCAACTCAACGGCAACACATACATTTACATCCCGCGCCCACACCATCGATAACATTCAAGTGACCGGGGCCCTTGAGGTCATTGCCGGCTTCCCGTCCATCGTTTCATTCTCAGTGGATGACCGTGCCGTGCCGCCGAACACGCCGGTAGTGCTCAGCTGGGATACCACGGATGCGGATACGGTCACGTTGAGCACAGTCGGATCAGTAGCTGCAAGCGGATCAGCGAACGCGCAACCTGCGGTAACAACCACCTATACCCTCATTGCCAGCAATGAAGTCGGCACGGTTCAGACCGATCTGAAGGTGACGATGCTACCTGACAAACCTAACATCCTGCTGATGCTGGTCGATGACTGGGGGGTGACCGACCTGTCCGTGCCATTCGCCTACAGCGTATACGACGACACTGGCACGCCGCTGATTACCAACCTGAATATCCTCCATAAAACGCCCAATCTTGAAACGCTGGCATCCCAGGGCATGAAGTTTACCCAGGCCTATGCCACGCCCAAATGCAGTTCGTCCCGTGCATCGATCCTAACCGGATTACATCCAGCGCGGCACGGTATTACCTATCATCTGGCCTTCGATGGCGACATTGGAACTGGTCCGAACAATTGGCGTCACAAGGGGTTTGATGCGTCCGATGTCACCCTGGCCCACATGCTGGCGCCCGAGGGTTACCGTGCCATCCATTGTGGAAAATGGCATTTGGGAGGAATTGGCGACTATGCGCAATTCCCAACGGCTGTCGGATTCGACATCAATATCGCGGGTTCAAATAGCGGCCAGCCAGCACGTTATGTGGCCAATGCGTCGGATGGTTATGAGGGGACCAATCGCGCGATGCCAAACATGGATCATTACAAGGGAACTGGAATGTATTTGACCAGGGCGCTGACCATTGAGTTAAACAAGGCAATGGGCAATGCTGTCGGTGCCGGCGAACCCTTCTTCGCCTACATGTCCTACTATGGCGTACATGACCCTGAAACGACCAACCCTGATGCGACCGGCGATTACAGTGACGCATTCAATGCCGACCACAAAAAATTCTGCACCATGGTGGAAGCCATTGATGTTTCACTTGGGGATGTCATCCGTCATCTGGAGGAACTGGGTATCGCCGAGGAAACCCTGATTATCCATCTGGGGGATAACGGCAGTGAGAACCCCGTTCACAGAACCACCCAGGGCCAGCTTCCCGCCGCGCCCTTCAACGATTTTCCGATGCGCGGGATGAAGAATGATGGGACCTACCAGGGCGGCTGCCGTGTTCCGCTCATGATTTCGTGGGCAAAACCGACCACCAACCATCCGATGCAGCAGAGCCATCCCATTACCTCTGGTGGCGTCGAGCACGACATTGTGGGCATCGAAGACATCGCCCCGACATTCTGTCGCTCGTTGACGTGA
- a CDS encoding response regulator transcription factor, with amino-acid sequence MSEQAIQIMVVEDNTVFRHAISSSLNRQEGFHCAAEASTSDEAFQLLSDGGVQPDIILLDLKMPGTHGLDAIPRLLELSPPSRIIILSQSDHEVHVLQAITRGASGYLLKTATRSEILGSIEEVYQGGASIDPKLAHITMQLIRRIQPEAPGEGGRILNARELEVLQLLSDGLVKKEIAEKLNLSPHGIDKRMRRIYDKLQVHNVAAAVATAVRNGWI; translated from the coding sequence ATGAGCGAACAAGCTATCCAGATTATGGTGGTGGAGGACAACACCGTGTTCCGCCATGCCATTAGCTCCTCACTGAACAGACAAGAGGGGTTCCATTGTGCGGCGGAAGCGTCGACCAGTGATGAAGCCTTCCAGCTTTTGAGCGACGGGGGAGTGCAGCCTGACATTATCCTGCTGGATTTGAAGATGCCGGGCACACACGGACTTGATGCCATCCCACGCCTCCTGGAGCTGTCGCCCCCAAGCCGCATCATCATTCTGAGTCAATCCGACCATGAAGTTCATGTACTGCAGGCGATCACCCGCGGAGCCTCCGGCTACCTGCTCAAAACCGCCACCCGTAGTGAAATACTAGGCAGTATTGAGGAGGTCTATCAAGGCGGGGCAAGCATCGACCCCAAGCTTGCACACATCACCATGCAGCTGATTCGCCGCATCCAGCCCGAAGCACCCGGGGAAGGAGGGCGGATACTCAACGCCCGCGAACTTGAAGTCCTCCAACTACTCAGCGATGGCCTGGTAAAAAAGGAGATCGCGGAAAAATTGAACCTGTCCCCGCACGGCATCGACAAGCGCATGCGTCGTATCTACGACAAACTCCAGGTCCACAACGTCGCAGCCGCCGTCGCCACCGCCGTGCGCAATGGTTGGATTTGA
- a CDS encoding PEP-CTERM sorting domain-containing protein: MKKTSITSLASALLVGATSAATIVYNFETAGNIGDNVYGTACDTYSGADSITGPGLSPGAFVLRDSRDQGQIGNQTPGNTGVGRAGITAEGNDWTAGNKSQTMSFSVDIAAGADADLTTISFSHGYFNDANSNASTSGIIWYLQVEEGANTYNYDSSSTTWTHNGGANFQWNPNNPYTVTLDSALTALSDTTVTFTWGFDGQRSNNLDNQSNWLDDITLTYTAVPEPSTTALLGLGGLALILRRRK; encoded by the coding sequence ATGAAAAAGACCTCTATCACATCTCTTGCAAGCGCACTACTCGTTGGCGCCACTTCTGCGGCCACGATTGTCTACAATTTCGAAACAGCGGGTAATATAGGTGACAATGTCTATGGAACGGCATGCGATACTTACTCAGGCGCGGATTCAATCACAGGCCCAGGCCTCTCACCTGGTGCATTTGTATTGCGTGACAGCCGAGACCAGGGGCAAATTGGAAACCAGACCCCAGGTAATACAGGTGTCGGGCGAGCCGGAATTACGGCAGAGGGAAATGATTGGACTGCTGGCAATAAGTCACAGACGATGTCATTCTCAGTCGATATCGCCGCAGGCGCGGATGCGGATCTCACAACAATCAGTTTCTCACACGGTTATTTTAACGATGCCAATAGCAACGCATCGACTTCAGGTATCATATGGTATCTGCAAGTGGAAGAAGGTGCCAACACTTACAATTATGACAGTAGCTCCACAACCTGGACACATAATGGCGGCGCTAATTTTCAATGGAATCCCAATAATCCCTACACGGTCACATTGGATTCAGCCTTGACCGCGCTATCCGACACCACGGTGACTTTCACTTGGGGCTTTGACGGCCAGCGAAGCAATAACTTAGATAACCAATCCAACTGGTTAGACGATATTACCCTTACATATACCGCCGTTCCCGAGCCATCCACCACGGCCCTTCTCGGCCTCGGTGGGCTTGCCCTCATCCTGCGCCGCCGGAAATAG